TTTAATGAAAGATCTAGAGAGATCAGCACAGTTTATTATTGCTACGCATTCACCGATACTATTAGCATTTCCAGAAGCACAAATTTATAACTTTGACCAATCTCCTATTGCGACGACTAACTATGAGCAAACATTGCACTATCAGATTACGAAACGGTTTTTAGAAAATAAAGAGGCAATGCTTGCAGAGTTATTTCGTGATGAGGATGAATAATTATATTCTTATCAGCATGTAATGGGATAGAGAGGAAAAAAATGGACTTGGATTCACTAACATGTTACTTTACTAATATACGTACCTTCATTTGAAACCAGATTACGTTATTAAACGTATTAAGATATACCAACATAAAGGAGCACGAAACCCTTATATGACCTCTCTAAAAGAAGTATTTAAAAGTACAATCATGAAAAAAATTATTGTATTACTTATCTTAGTTGCACTTGTCTACATGTTTCGAAGTATGATGAACATGATCTTGCTCTTTTTTATCATTACCTTTTTGATGAACGAATTGCATCAATTTCTTGTTCGTCGGCTGAGCATCGAGCGAAAGGTACTGAAGAAAGTCACATTGATTCTCCAGTATGCAGTGTTTATTTCACTGATTGTCATTGGGTTACTACGATTTTTACCGAGTGTGATTACTGAATTATCGCCGCTTGTGCAGCAAGTGATTGCTTTTTATGAGAAACCGATTATTCCAGTGGATAATTTTATACTAGAATTCATGGTAGAGTCGTTGCAAAAGATTAACCTAGCAAGCTATGTGAATAATGGGATGGAATTTTTAGTTGGTGTTGTTACCAATGCAAGTAAGCTAGGTATCAATTTTGTGATTGCCATGATTTTAAGTCTTTTCTTCCTGCTGGAAAAAGAAAAGATCTTCTTTTTAACCTCGAAAGTAAGAACAAGCAAGCTATCTTATTTCTATGAGGATTTTCGTTCCTTTGGGAATAAGTTTACGCAGTCCTTTGGAAAAGTAATTGAAGTACAATTTATGATCTCGTTGGTTAACTGCATTATGTCAATAATTGCTTTATGGATTATGGATTTTCCGCATCTATTTGCATTAGGAATCATGATTTTCGTACTTGGCTTGATTCCGGTGGCAGGTGTCATTATTTCATTGATTCCTCTGTGTGCTATCGCTTTTAGTATCGGGGGCTTTATCAAGATTATCTATGTACTTATCATGATTGCTGTCTTGCATGCTATCGAAGCCTATCTGCTAAATCCAAAGCTAATGTCGTCCAAAACCAAGTTACCGATCTTTGTTACATTTGCTGTATTGATTATCTCAGAACACTTTATCGGGGTATGGGGACTGATACTGGGGATTCCGATCTTCATATTCCTACTGGATTTACTTGAAGTTAAATTTATGGAAAAGCAGTGATTTGTACAGAAAAAAGCCTAACGTATTTCCTTATGGAAAGGAGCGTTGGGCTTTTTACTCATAGAAAAGCCAATATTTGTCGTTACATAAAAAGAAGAGAATTTTAGATTGCTGGCTCCGGAAAGCGGAAGGAGGCACACATGGTAAACGAACGAAGGATTGTAATCTTTCTAGTTATTCTATTCATGTATGTTACGACCCTTTTCTTAGGAGGTTCGGAGATGATGAAAGGAAAACTGGTGAATTCGGATCTATTTACAACTAATTCACTTAACTCCGATAAACTCTTGTCTACTAGTGAACAAAAGACACTGCATACAGGTTCCATTGCATCACTTTTGCAAAAGCGTCCGTTAGTTGTTGTTGCGGGACCAAACCTGCCTAAAGGAGCGAATGAGGATTTGATAAAAACACAACTTTCAAGCTCGTTAGCTCCGTTGTTTCAAGACGTACAGCAGACAGAGCAGGAATCTCCTTTAGTCATCGTCGTACCGCCTAACAAGCAACTCCCAGTGTACCAGGCACTACCTTTTTATAGCCCAGAACAGGTTCTTGGGATTACGAATGCCGCTGGGGAGTGGTTTCCGATAACGGATGAACAGTGTGCATGTAATAGTCAACAGCTTGTGGCATCCATCAAAAAAAGGATCGATGAACAGCAGCATTCTTTACTAGGATTATTATCTTTACGGACAGCACTTTATCATTACTATCTTCGAACACATACGCTTCCAAAGCAGCTTAATCAATTGGTGCAAGCATCTCCGAATAATTATTTGTCCCAAATTCCTACACCTCCAGTGGGCGCTCAGGAAGGCTGGATTTACAACCCATCCGCCTTTCAACCGCAAAGGCCTTGGGAAAGCATGGAGCAGGTAGTAGGGGCAAAGGGGCTACATTTGTTAGCGAAAGGGCTTCAGCCGATTGAAGTTAACATCTCGATTCCTGAATTTCGGATGCATGTGGTTAGTGGCTCCTATCTATTGCGCTCCTACCCAGTGGCGCTAGGAGCTCGCAATCAGACACCTGTTGGAGATTTTAGCATTGCACTCAAGGTAAATAAGCCTAGATCAGCAACTAAAGTATATGGAACGCGTGCTTTAGCATTGAGTAACCCTGATTATGCTATCCACGGGACGAATGACCCTTCTTCTATCGGTAAAGCAGTGTCTAAAGGCTGCATTCGGCTGTTTAATCGTGATGTGGAAGAATTGTATAGCTTAGTCCCATTAGGAACGAAAGTACATATTGGTAAGACAAAGCTGAAAACATCATCAGCAATGGGCCTCCCAGGAAGCGGCAAGCCGTATCTACTTCCCGGAAGATCAGATGAGAAGTCAAAAAAATTCTATCACTGGCGTAGATAAAGTGGCATTGCGAAAACAGATAAAAGCGTGGCCAAGGTTGAGGATCGATATCGCATATGCTACTATCTTTGGTAAAGGTTTGACTCCCCCTATTAAAAGTATGGTGATAGAAATGCTTTCATTTGCTAGATTAAGTAAGTGTAAACCCCCTATTCCGTAATCGTTATGTGCAGAGTTTTGAGATTTGCACATGATAGGGGGAATCGGTATGACCAAAAAAATCTCAACACCGTCACTGTTACTATTTATTATTCTTGTCGGCTTTCCACAAATTAGTGAAACGATATATACACCTTCTTTACCTGATATTTCACAGGCGCTTGGAGTTAGTAGCAATATCATTCAATTGACATTAAGCCTTTATTTCTTTGGTTTTGCCCTAGGAGTCTTTTTTTGGGGAAGGCTATCTGATGTAATTGGAAGGCGGCCAGCAATGCTATGGGGTATATTTATTTATGGAGCTGGCAGTCTTGGCTGCTATCTGTCTAATGCAGTTGAGTGGCTATTAGTCAGTAGATTTGTTCAGGCCTTTGGAGCAAGTACTGGCTCTGTGGTGACGCAAGCCATTCTCCGTGAAAGCATAGACGGAGGTAGACGTCATGCTGTGTTTGCCCAGATCTCTGCTGCGCTTGCTTTTACTCCCGCAATTGGACCCTTACTGGGAGGATTCATTGATCAGGCTTTGGGATTTCGGGCTGTTTTCTTTACCCTTGTTGTGATGGGGGTACTTGTTTTTGTTTACACATGGAGGGCATTACCTGAGACAAGATTATCTGTAACTTCCAAAAGTAGTGTAAGTTTGGTAGCCAAACGCATGGCTCGTGATCAAAGAGTCTGGTTGTTTGGATTGCTGATTGGAATAACGAATGGAATTTTGTTCAGTTACTATGCAGAGGCTCCTTTTATTTACATGGAGTTTTTTCATATGACACCAGGTGTGTTTGGATTTTTTGGTGTTTTTGTAGCTTTAGCGTCCATAATTGGTGCGTTGCTTTCAAAGAAATTGCTACAGAAGCTGTCAGCCGAGCGGATTATTTATGTAGGATCGCTTGTAACGGCATTGGGTGCCGGGAGCCTAACCGCTCTGGTGCTTATTGGTTTAGATTCGTCCATCCTGTCATTGGTATTACTAGTTAGTTGTATTTTTATACTTTTGATGGGGATTGGGATGGCAATACCGAATTGTTTAAGCTTAGCATTGGTACATTATCATGATACACAAGGTACAGCAGGTGCTATATTTGGACTAAGCTACTACTTTCTCGTAAGTTTTATTACGACAGGGATGAGCTATCTTCATAATGGGATGCTGTTGCCTATGCCAATGTATTTTCTTTTACTGGCTTTGGTCATGATAGTTGTCAGCTACAAGCTGATGATTCCACCGAATACGATGAAATAAAGAACAAAGAAGGGCCT
The nucleotide sequence above comes from Brevibacillus laterosporus LMG 15441. Encoded proteins:
- a CDS encoding L,D-transpeptidase, with the protein product MMKGKLVNSDLFTTNSLNSDKLLSTSEQKTLHTGSIASLLQKRPLVVVAGPNLPKGANEDLIKTQLSSSLAPLFQDVQQTEQESPLVIVVPPNKQLPVYQALPFYSPEQVLGITNAAGEWFPITDEQCACNSQQLVASIKKRIDEQQHSLLGLLSLRTALYHYYLRTHTLPKQLNQLVQASPNNYLSQIPTPPVGAQEGWIYNPSAFQPQRPWESMEQVVGAKGLHLLAKGLQPIEVNISIPEFRMHVVSGSYLLRSYPVALGARNQTPVGDFSIALKVNKPRSATKVYGTRALALSNPDYAIHGTNDPSSIGKAVSKGCIRLFNRDVEELYSLVPLGTKVHIGKTKLKTSSAMGLPGSGKPYLLPGRSDEKSKKFYHWRR
- a CDS encoding multidrug effflux MFS transporter, coding for MTKKISTPSLLLFIILVGFPQISETIYTPSLPDISQALGVSSNIIQLTLSLYFFGFALGVFFWGRLSDVIGRRPAMLWGIFIYGAGSLGCYLSNAVEWLLVSRFVQAFGASTGSVVTQAILRESIDGGRRHAVFAQISAALAFTPAIGPLLGGFIDQALGFRAVFFTLVVMGVLVFVYTWRALPETRLSVTSKSSVSLVAKRMARDQRVWLFGLLIGITNGILFSYYAEAPFIYMEFFHMTPGVFGFFGVFVALASIIGALLSKKLLQKLSAERIIYVGSLVTALGAGSLTALVLIGLDSSILSLVLLVSCIFILLMGIGMAIPNCLSLALVHYHDTQGTAGAIFGLSYYFLVSFITTGMSYLHNGMLLPMPMYFLLLALVMIVVSYKLMIPPNTMK
- a CDS encoding AI-2E family transporter, with amino-acid sequence MTSLKEVFKSTIMKKIIVLLILVALVYMFRSMMNMILLFFIITFLMNELHQFLVRRLSIERKVLKKVTLILQYAVFISLIVIGLLRFLPSVITELSPLVQQVIAFYEKPIIPVDNFILEFMVESLQKINLASYVNNGMEFLVGVVTNASKLGINFVIAMILSLFFLLEKEKIFFLTSKVRTSKLSYFYEDFRSFGNKFTQSFGKVIEVQFMISLVNCIMSIIALWIMDFPHLFALGIMIFVLGLIPVAGVIISLIPLCAIAFSIGGFIKIIYVLIMIAVLHAIEAYLLNPKLMSSKTKLPIFVTFAVLIISEHFIGVWGLILGIPIFIFLLDLLEVKFMEKQ